ACGTCTTTTCCTAAAAGTGACAACTTCCTCCTCCTCATGCTAGGGTAAGCTATGGGCAAAGTCGTTTGGATCACAGGGTGCACCCGAGGCCTCGGGAGGGCGTGGGCCGAAGGCTTGGCCGCTCGCGGCTGGACCGTGGCCGGCGGGGGGCGCGGCTCGTCCCAGCTGGCCGAGTTGCAGGGCGCTTTCTCCGCGCCTCACTTTTTTGGCGCTCTCGATGTCAGTCAGGAAGCCTCGGCGTTGGCTTGGGTGCAGGAGGCCTTGGAGAGGACCGGCGCGCCCGATCTCTTGCTGAACAATGCCGCTCTCCTGAACCAGCCCGCCCCCCTCTGGAAAGTTTCGGAAGCCGAGTTTTCCCAGGTCATCGATGTCAATCTCAAGGGCGTGCAGCGGATGATCCGCTTGGTGGTGCCGAGCCTCATCGCGCGCGGGCACGGGGTGGTGGTGAACCTCAGTTCGGGGTGGGGTCGGAGCACTTCCCCAGAGGTCGCTCCTTACTGCGCGACGAAGTTTGCCATCGAGGGCTTGAGCCAAGCTCTTGCCCAAGAATTGCCACCGGGCTTGGCCAGCATCGCTCTCAACCCAGGAGTCATCGATACCGATATGCTGCGAAGCGCTTGGGGCGAGGGAGCCGCGAGCTATCCTTCGACTGAGGAATGGGCCAAGGTGGCGGTGCCCTTTGTGGAAACTCTCTCGGCGAGCGAGAATGGCCAATCCCTCACCGTCAGCTGAAACGATTCCACGGCGGAGTCCGGCCGCGAAGCGACCCTAGAGTCGATGGAACACGCTCGGTCAAGGAAAGGCACCGTTTTGGGAGCTTCCCCTTTTCAGCCATTCTCTCAGCCATGCGAGAGAAAATACGCCCGAGAGGATTCGAACCCCTAACCTTCTGATCCGTAGTCAGACGCTCTATCCAGTTGAGCTACGGGCGCTTGAAAAAGTGCGGCGAGAGGCCTCGCTCGCAGGGGTGGGAGGCTACTCATTTCCTCGGTTCCCGCAAGAGAAAGTTCTCCAGAAATCGGAGGGCAGTCCGGGCACTTTTGCCCAGACTTTCCGCGGAAAGTTTGTCCAAGGTGTCTTCGGCCGTGTGCCAGTAGCTCGGGAACATCACGAGGTTGATCTGAATGAGATTGGCCATGGGAACGCCCGCCTGCTGGAGGGGCACATGATCGTCGAGGACAGTCCCGTGGTGCAGTCGAAAGACCTCCCGAGCGTTCACTTCCCGCGCGGCCCGGAAGATTCCTTCCCGCATCCAGCCCGGGGTGTCGGAAGGGAGCGCAATCCGCAAATTCTTGTCGGCCACCATGTCCACAATCAGGCCGAAGGCAGGGCGCTCGGCCAGGGGCCGCTTCCGCAGCTCCCGGGCGTAGAATCGACTGCCATAGAGCCCGTCAGTAGCGGTGTAGTTGACGATGGCTTCCTCTCCATCAAACCAGACCAGCTCCACCTGACGGGCCAGCTCTGGCTTGGTCGCGAGGGCTCGGGCGGCTTCCAGCAGCAGGGCCGTGCTGGAGCCCGCGTCGTTCGCGCCGACGAAGACGAACTCGTCATAAAACTTGGTGTCGATGTGTCCGCCAAGAATGGCCCGCACCGAATCCCAGCCTTGGAAGTCCTCCGTCCCAAAGCGAGCGCGCACGTTCACGAATTCGATCTCGCCTCGCGGCGTCGCCGATAGGAAAGCTTGCTCTTGCACGCTCCACCCAGCCGCTTGCAAGCGAGGGAGAAGATAGTCCCGGGTAGCCTGAAGACCTGGGGAGCCTGGGGTGCGGGGCCCGAGCCCGACGATGGCCGCGAGATCCGCGAAAGCCTGCTCCTGGTCGAAGGCCTCTTCCACTCCCGAAGCGGAGTCGGCGGCCGGTTGTGGCCCGCAGGCCAGCGTCGCCAGGGCCAGGACGACCAGCAAGCCCCGCTCAGTAGTCCTCATCCGCCAGCCCGAGGAAGTCGAGCAAGCGATTGAGATCGCTGCTTCCGTAGTATTCGATTTCGATGCGCCCCTTTTTCTCCCCATGCTGGATGCGAACTTGGGTCGAGAGATGGTCGCGAAGCCGGCTCTGCACCGAGGCCAAGGCTGGCGGGAGCTGGCTGGCTGTCCCGAGGCCATTTCGGGCACCTCGTCGCGTCCCGCCCTTGGCGTCATTGAAATCGGCCACCACCGCTTCGGTGGCCCGGACTGTCAGTTTCTTGCGGACGACGAGGTCCGCCACCACCGGCTGGTGCTCATCGGATTTCAGGCCCAGGATGACTTTGGCATGGCCTACGGAAATGAGCCCGCTGGCCAAAAGGTCTTGCACGCTGGCCTCCAGCTCGATCAGCCGCATGGAGTTGGCCACGGTAGTGCGTTTTTTGCCAACCCGCTTGGCGATGTCTTCCTGGCGCAAGCCAAATTCCTTGGCCAGGCGGACATAGGCTTGGGCCTCTTCCACTGGATTGAGATCTTCCCGCTGGAGATTCTCGATGAGGGCCATCTCCAGCACGTCCTGGTCGCTGGCCTCTCGGATGATGGCGGGGACCTCTGCCACGCCCACCAGTTTGGAGGCGCGGAAGCGACGTTCCCCGGCGATGAGCTCCAACTTACCGTCCACTCGTCGTAAAATGAGCGGCTGGATGACCCCGTGCTGCCGGATGGACTCCACCAACTCGTTCAAGACCTCTTCACGAAAAGACTTCCGGGGCTGGAGCGGGCTGGGGGTGATGCGGCTCAGCTCGATGCGTTGGACCTGATTGTCGGCGGCCTCGCTGGCGCCTTCGGTCGCCCGGGAAGGCGTGCTTTGGTCCCCCTTGTTGATCAAGGCTCCCAGCCCTTTGCCTAACGCTTGCTTCCCCATAACCAGCCGCCAGCCTAGGAGGACGGCCGGGAAAGATCAATGAGAATTCCCTTTTTTCGGACTGGCCAAAAGCACAAGCCACCGCCAATCTCGGCCATTCTTTTGCGGCAGAGCACCACTTCTTGCTTCTGTTTGGAGTTCTTCCCGACCACGGCATGTCTCGACCCACTCTCCAAAATCAGCTTCACCTGAATGTCGTCGTCCTCGGCGGCGGATTTGCCGGCGTCTACTGCGCCAAGGAACTAGGCAAGCAACTGCGGAAAACGGATCAGACCGTGGGGATCGTCTCGGAGCAGAATCACATGGTCTTTCAGCCGATGTTGGCGGAGGTGGCAGGCGGTTCGCTTTCGCCCGGCCATGTCATCAACCCCATTCGGATGCTCTGTCGCCACGCGGATGTCTTTCGGGGCGAGGTCATGGACATCGACTTGGAGGAAAAGTCGATTTTTGTGAACACCGGGCATTTTTCGACCGGCATGAAGCTGACCTATGATCACCTCGTGCTGGCGCTAGGCGCTGAGGTCGACCTCAGCCGCGTGCCCGGCATGCCCGAGCACGCCTTTCTCATGCAGAATGTGGGGGACGCCATCGCGCTGCGCTCCACCGTCATCTCCCGCATGGAGGAGGCCAATGTCGAGACCCGCCCCGAAATCAAGGAGCGCTTGCTGACCTTTACGGTGGTCGGGGGCGGTTACTCCGGAGTAGAAACCGCGGGCGAAATCCATGACATGCTGGTCTCGATGACGCGGTTCTATCATCACGTCGAGGAAAGCCAAATCCGCGTCATTGTCATCCATTCGCGCAGCCGAATCCTGAACGCCCTGGGCGAGCGACTCGCAGAGTATGCCCGCCGCAAGCTGGAAGAGCGGGGCGTGGAATTCCATCTCGAACGACGCGTCCGCGCCGTCACCGCCACCCGCGTCTACCTAGATGACGGCTCGACCATCGAGACCAACACCACCGTCAGCACCGTCGGTAACGCGCCCAACTCCCTCGTGCGGCGACTCTGCCAAACCTACCAGCTTCAGCACCAGCGGGACCGCATCACCACCGACGCCCACTTCCGCGTCCCCGGACGAGACGACCTTTGGGCCATTGGCGACTGCGCTCACAATCCCGACGCCGATGCAGAAATCAGCCCAGAAACGGCCCAGTTCGCCATGCGCCACGGCCTCCACTGCGGCAAGAACCTCGGGGCCGTCCTGGCGGGCAAGCCCACTCGGCCCTTCAATTTCAAAGGCCTGGGCGAGCTGGCCTCGATTGGGCACCGCACCGCCGTCGCCGAAATCATGGGCCTCAACTTCTCAGGCTTCCTGGCCTGGTTCATGTGGCGGACCATCTACCTGGCCAAGCTGCCCGGGATCGAGCGTCGCTTGCGCGTCACCCTTGATTGGTCTCTCGACCTCTTCTTCCCACGCGACATCAACCTGCTCAACCCGCGCTACACCAAACTCCTCACCAGCGTGCACTTGGAGCCGGGAGACCACCTCTTCTCGACCGGCGACCCGGCCTTCTCGCTCTACGTCGTCCAGCGTGGAAAAATCGAACTCTTCCAGGACGGCCGAGTCGTCCGCACCATCGGCCCGGGCGACTTTTTCGGGGAAAGAGCCCTCGTTCACAAAACTGGCTACTTCTTCGACGCCATCGCCGCCGAGCGCACCGTACTGCTCTCAGCCAGCGGCCCGGCCATCATGCCCATCTTGGAAGGCAGCCGCCGCTTCCGTCGGATCCTCGCCAAGACCACCGCCCAGTCCTCGGCCGAAGACGAAATGCGCAATATCGAGCAAAAGCTGCCGGAGGGTGCCATCGAACGCTCCGTCGCCAGCGCCATGAATCGCAAAGTCACCAGTCTCTCCGTGGATAGCTGCGTGGATGACGCCCTGGCCCTCTTCAAAAAAAGCCGCCACTCGGTCTACCCCATGATCAAGAGCGATGGGACCTTCCACGGCTGCCTTCATCGGGAAGACTTCTTCGACTACCTCAAGAAGGCCGAAGTCACGGGCCGCACCCTCCTGAATGACCTCCCCCCGTTCCAACTCCCCCTCTGCCGGGAGGATCAAAAAATCGGCCAAGCGCTCGAATCCATGGTCCGGGTTGGCCGATTCAAAGGCATCGTGCTGGATGACGAAGGCCGGCTCGTCGGCATCTTGGCGCTCATGGATCTTCTCACGAACGCGGCCGTCATCGAAGAGTCCCTGGCGTAGAATCGGCCCTCTCTCCCAAATCACAAAGACCCGCCACCAACCGAGCCAACTTCCTGGATCTTTCAGCTGCGTCTCGGGGGCTTTCCCTGTAGATTCTCGCAAGCGATGTTTGGTGCCTATGAGAACTTTGTCTGGAGCCTTCTTCTCGGCCTCCCGCTAGGCCTCACTCTCATCATCGCTCATCGCGAGAGCCGACGCCAAAAGGCCACTCGTGATCTCTCCTTTCTCGATCGTTTCCGGCCTCCCCCGGGGCGCAAGCTGCAAGAGGAGCTGGAGAACTTCCGCCTGCGCCAGGACGAAACCGGTCTCTGGCTTTTTCTGCTGACCGCGCTCGGGGTGGCCTTCCAGCTGATGCCCTACTCCTTCGAATCCTCCACCTGGGAGATCGGCTTTCGCGCTTTCATGGCGGTAGGAGTGGTCGCTCCGGCGGTCTTATTTGCTCGTCGCTCTACCCTGCTCCGACGTCAAATCCGCCACCACCAACTCCGCCTGGCCACCTGCGAAGCAGTCAGCCGGGAACTGCCCCACCTCGTTGGCCCAGAGGCCCAGCTCTACCACGGACTGACCTTCCATGACCGCCCCGGCTCCCAATTCACATTCGACCAAATCATCGTCACGCTCACGGGCGTCTTCGCCGTCAATGTCCTCCCGCCTCTCCCTCCCGAAAGCCTCCAGCCCCTCCTCTTCCGCCGCAAAGCCACCCGCCAAGCCCTCGTGGACGGAGAGGCCTTGACCATCACCTTTCCCTGGGGCGAAACCCATGGCGAGCTCCTTTCGCAAACACGCCGTCACTCCCAATTCCTCTCCTCCTGGCTCTCCTCCGCCGCCCAGGGAACCGTCCCCGTCATCCCCGTCCTATTCATTCCCGGCTACGACTTGCGTCTCAAAGGAAAAGGGCCGGTCAAAGTGGTCACCGAAACGACTTTGGCAGACCTGCTCTGCCAGGAACAAAAAGCGCTTCCTCCCGCCCACTACTCCTCGATCGTCTCCGCGTTGGCGAAGCGACAGCAAGGCGAGTAAAAGTGCCCGCCCAGATCATGTCTCCCCTCAGCCAGTCTCAATCCCAGTCCCTCACCCCAGGTGCCCCCCTCGCCTCGGACTACCATCGCCTCTTCTCGGCCAATGACGAAATGTTGGCAACGGATGGCTCCATCTTGCCCGGCTGGGAAGAACTTCTTCGCCACTTCAGCCACCTCGACCCCACCTCCATGGAACGGCTGCGGAC
This genomic stretch from Verrucomicrobiota bacterium harbors:
- a CDS encoding SDR family NAD(P)-dependent oxidoreductase, which translates into the protein MGKVVWITGCTRGLGRAWAEGLAARGWTVAGGGRGSSQLAELQGAFSAPHFFGALDVSQEASALAWVQEALERTGAPDLLLNNAALLNQPAPLWKVSEAEFSQVIDVNLKGVQRMIRLVVPSLIARGHGVVVNLSSGWGRSTSPEVAPYCATKFAIEGLSQALAQELPPGLASIALNPGVIDTDMLRSAWGEGAASYPSTEEWAKVAVPFVETLSASENGQSLTVS
- a CDS encoding M28 family peptidase; amino-acid sequence: MRTTERGLLVVLALATLACGPQPAADSASGVEEAFDQEQAFADLAAIVGLGPRTPGSPGLQATRDYLLPRLQAAGWSVQEQAFLSATPRGEIEFVNVRARFGTEDFQGWDSVRAILGGHIDTKFYDEFVFVGANDAGSSTALLLEAARALATKPELARQVELVWFDGEEAIVNYTATDGLYGSRFYARELRKRPLAERPAFGLIVDMVADKNLRIALPSDTPGWMREGIFRAAREVNAREVFRLHHGTVLDDHVPLQQAGVPMANLIQINLVMFPSYWHTAEDTLDKLSAESLGKSARTALRFLENFLLREPRK
- a CDS encoding ParB/RepB/Spo0J family partition protein; amino-acid sequence: MGKQALGKGLGALINKGDQSTPSRATEGASEAADNQVQRIELSRITPSPLQPRKSFREEVLNELVESIRQHGVIQPLILRRVDGKLELIAGERRFRASKLVGVAEVPAIIREASDQDVLEMALIENLQREDLNPVEEAQAYVRLAKEFGLRQEDIAKRVGKKRTTVANSMRLIELEASVQDLLASGLISVGHAKVILGLKSDEHQPVVADLVVRKKLTVRATEAVVADFNDAKGGTRRGARNGLGTASQLPPALASVQSRLRDHLSTQVRIQHGEKKGRIEIEYYGSSDLNRLLDFLGLADEDY
- a CDS encoding FAD-dependent oxidoreductase, producing the protein MSRPTLQNQLHLNVVVLGGGFAGVYCAKELGKQLRKTDQTVGIVSEQNHMVFQPMLAEVAGGSLSPGHVINPIRMLCRHADVFRGEVMDIDLEEKSIFVNTGHFSTGMKLTYDHLVLALGAEVDLSRVPGMPEHAFLMQNVGDAIALRSTVISRMEEANVETRPEIKERLLTFTVVGGGYSGVETAGEIHDMLVSMTRFYHHVEESQIRVIVIHSRSRILNALGERLAEYARRKLEERGVEFHLERRVRAVTATRVYLDDGSTIETNTTVSTVGNAPNSLVRRLCQTYQLQHQRDRITTDAHFRVPGRDDLWAIGDCAHNPDADAEISPETAQFAMRHGLHCGKNLGAVLAGKPTRPFNFKGLGELASIGHRTAVAEIMGLNFSGFLAWFMWRTIYLAKLPGIERRLRVTLDWSLDLFFPRDINLLNPRYTKLLTSVHLEPGDHLFSTGDPAFSLYVVQRGKIELFQDGRVVRTIGPGDFFGERALVHKTGYFFDAIAAERTVLLSASGPAIMPILEGSRRFRRILAKTTAQSSAEDEMRNIEQKLPEGAIERSVASAMNRKVTSLSVDSCVDDALALFKKSRHSVYPMIKSDGTFHGCLHREDFFDYLKKAEVTGRTLLNDLPPFQLPLCREDQKIGQALESMVRVGRFKGIVLDDEGRLVGILALMDLLTNAAVIEESLA